The Solibacillus sp. FSL W7-1464 genome contains a region encoding:
- a CDS encoding 3-hydroxybutyrate dehydrogenase codes for MVQKIALITGAAQGIGFEIAKELSNNGMTVIISDKNEERLKEAITERPDLNYLLCDVSDEGQIKETIDTVISQFGALHVMINNAGFQHVSMIEEFDTEIFELMQKVMVVGPFIFMKYVLPIMKQQNFGRIINIASINGLVGFAGKAGYNTAKHGVIGLTKVAALETAADGITVNAICPGYVDTKLVRNQFQDLAKTRNIAVEDVLEQVLYPLVPQKRLIDVSEIAALVNYLCSDAAIGMTGQAIVLDGGYTVQ; via the coding sequence ATTGTGCAAAAAATTGCGCTAATTACCGGAGCAGCACAAGGAATCGGTTTTGAAATTGCTAAAGAGCTCTCAAACAATGGGATGACAGTTATTATTTCAGATAAAAATGAAGAAAGACTAAAAGAAGCAATTACAGAACGGCCGGATCTAAATTACCTTCTGTGTGATGTCAGCGATGAAGGCCAAATTAAGGAAACGATCGATACAGTTATTTCACAGTTTGGTGCACTACATGTCATGATCAACAATGCAGGTTTTCAGCATGTATCGATGATAGAGGAATTTGATACGGAAATTTTTGAATTGATGCAGAAGGTAATGGTTGTTGGACCCTTTATTTTCATGAAGTACGTGTTACCTATTATGAAACAGCAAAACTTTGGCAGAATAATTAATATCGCATCCATCAATGGTTTAGTCGGATTTGCAGGAAAAGCCGGCTATAATACCGCTAAACATGGTGTAATCGGATTAACAAAAGTAGCGGCACTAGAAACAGCTGCAGATGGAATCACAGTAAATGCAATTTGTCCCGGCTATGTCGATACGAAATTGGTTAGAAATCAATTTCAGGATTTAGCGAAAACACGTAATATAGCGGTTGAAGATGTATTGGAGCAAGTACTCTATCCTTTAGTGCCCCAAAAGCGGCTCATTGATGTTTCTGAGATTGCAGCACTAGTCAATTACTTATGCAGTGATGCAGCAATAGGGATGACGGGACAGGCCATTGTATTGGATGGCGGGTACACCGTTCAATAA
- a CDS encoding bifunctional 3-deoxy-7-phosphoheptulonate synthase/chorismate mutase: MHQQDLESLRSQIDSLNLEILRLINERASVVEEIGKIKEKQGVNRYDPLRERHMLDLIKENNNGPLNQMTVDYIFKQIFKTALKQLEAEKKKELLVSRKEKSEDTVINVNGELIGTGAPSFVFGPCAVESYEQVAAVAATIQEKGLKLIRGGAYKPRTSPYDFQGLGLDGLKILKDVSKEYGLGVITEIVTPADLDHALDYIDVIQIGARNMQNFELLKAAGATNKPVLLKRGLAATIDEFIHAAEYIMSKGNENIILCERGIRTYEKATRNTLDISAVPILKQETHLPVMVDVTHSTGRRDLLLPCSKAAIAIGADGVMAEVHPDPSIALSDQQQQMDIPTFNAYYDELLKFMKQYEVSK, translated from the coding sequence ATGCATCAGCAAGATTTAGAAAGCTTACGCAGCCAGATTGACAGCTTGAACTTAGAAATTTTACGTTTAATAAATGAACGTGCATCCGTAGTAGAAGAAATTGGTAAGATTAAAGAGAAGCAAGGTGTCAATCGCTATGATCCGCTACGTGAGCGCCATATGCTTGACTTAATTAAAGAAAACAATAACGGTCCGTTAAATCAAATGACGGTTGATTATATTTTTAAACAAATCTTCAAAACAGCACTTAAACAACTAGAAGCAGAAAAGAAAAAAGAATTACTCGTTTCACGTAAAGAAAAGTCAGAAGATACTGTCATTAATGTTAACGGTGAGTTAATCGGTACAGGCGCTCCTTCTTTCGTATTTGGACCATGTGCGGTTGAGTCATATGAGCAAGTTGCTGCAGTAGCTGCAACAATCCAAGAAAAAGGTTTAAAATTAATCCGCGGCGGAGCATACAAACCACGTACATCTCCGTATGATTTCCAAGGATTAGGTCTGGACGGGCTAAAGATTTTAAAAGATGTTTCAAAAGAATACGGTTTAGGTGTTATTACTGAAATCGTAACACCTGCAGATTTAGATCATGCATTGGATTACATCGATGTGATTCAAATCGGTGCACGTAATATGCAAAACTTCGAACTATTAAAAGCTGCTGGTGCAACGAATAAGCCAGTCTTATTAAAACGAGGTTTAGCAGCGACGATTGATGAGTTCATCCATGCAGCAGAATACATCATGTCAAAAGGTAATGAAAATATTATTTTATGTGAGCGCGGTATTCGCACATACGAAAAAGCAACTCGTAACACACTTGATATTTCGGCAGTTCCGATTTTAAAACAAGAAACACATTTACCGGTAATGGTGGACGTGACGCACTCTACAGGTCGCCGTGATTTATTATTACCATGTTCTAAAGCGGCCATCGCTATTGGAGCAGACGGTGTAATGGCGGAAGTGCATCCAGATCCATCAATTGCATTATCGGATCAGCAACAGCAAATGGATATCCCGACATTCAATGCTTACTATGATGAGCTTTTAAAATTCATGAAGCAATACGAAGTGTCAAAATAA
- the pilM gene encoding pilus assembly protein PilM: protein MANKLFALDIGTRSVVGIILEQHAHTYHVADILVKEHKERAMVDGQIHNVLYVAQLIQEIKTELEEKHGPLEKVSVAAAGRALKTEQASISVPIKNRPIFTEEDINRLELQAVQQAQQQLLLHKEETKNNHYYCVGYSVLYFRLDGEEIGSLLDQQGDEASVEVIATFLPRVVVESLLAALKRADLEMEALTLEPIAAINVLIPPSMRRLNVALVDIGAGTSDIAITDKSTVVAYGMVPTAGDEITESLSDHYLLDFPVAEIAKRQLHTSEEILIQDILGFDQYFPREEVIKEIYPAIENLAKSIGEEILRLNNNTPPKAVMLVGGGSLTPYLPEEIGKTLNLPSNRVAVRDVNAIQNLTRAEHIAATPELVTPIGIAIAAQKSPIHYMSIKVNEQIIRLFELKEMTVGDAFLAANIRAKQLYGKPGHGLSITVNGQSILVPGEHGQPAQIILNGENASIKSLIKNGDQIELIPGKDGTGASVTIGEIIDLASLKTVTIEEKQYTIEPKVLVNGKIVKLDTPLQDRDVIVIETIETVENILESLNQSVNIQQFQSYFVHIDGKPLSFPDFSSQLFINGKPGKLHYPVQNGDIITFEQRHLPTAEQLAAHLNLLLEEKAVVTFQQEQVELVKTAREFSVNGQVVHHEASVPNGVTINIIEKDTSKWIYQDVFRFSNWQLPATFKGSFTILRNGQPSSFDAEIFGGDQLEIQLTDPPVVE from the coding sequence ATGGCAAACAAATTGTTCGCACTTGATATCGGAACACGCTCCGTTGTCGGCATTATTCTAGAGCAACATGCACATACTTACCATGTCGCCGATATTTTAGTAAAAGAACATAAAGAGCGTGCAATGGTTGATGGCCAAATACATAACGTCCTGTATGTAGCACAGCTTATCCAGGAAATTAAGACCGAATTAGAAGAAAAACACGGACCTTTGGAGAAAGTGAGTGTCGCAGCAGCCGGACGTGCATTAAAAACCGAACAGGCCAGTATTTCCGTCCCTATCAAAAACCGACCGATCTTTACGGAAGAAGATATTAATCGCCTGGAACTGCAAGCCGTTCAACAGGCTCAGCAGCAACTATTGCTTCATAAGGAAGAGACAAAAAATAATCATTATTACTGTGTCGGCTATTCTGTTTTGTATTTCCGGCTGGATGGAGAAGAAATCGGGAGCCTGCTCGATCAGCAAGGCGATGAAGCATCTGTTGAAGTCATTGCCACATTCCTTCCACGCGTAGTTGTGGAATCATTGCTTGCGGCATTAAAACGTGCCGATCTAGAAATGGAAGCCCTCACTTTAGAACCGATTGCCGCTATAAATGTTCTTATCCCTCCTTCCATGCGCCGCCTAAATGTAGCACTTGTTGATATTGGTGCCGGAACTTCGGATATTGCTATTACAGATAAAAGTACGGTTGTAGCATACGGGATGGTGCCAACTGCCGGTGATGAGATTACTGAAAGTTTAAGTGACCATTACTTACTGGATTTTCCGGTCGCTGAAATAGCAAAAAGACAATTACATACGAGCGAGGAAATTCTCATTCAGGATATTTTAGGATTTGACCAATATTTCCCGCGTGAAGAAGTGATCAAAGAAATATATCCCGCCATCGAAAACTTGGCAAAGTCCATAGGTGAGGAAATTTTACGGTTAAACAACAACACGCCTCCAAAAGCGGTCATGTTAGTTGGTGGCGGGAGTTTAACACCTTACTTGCCGGAAGAAATCGGGAAAACATTAAATTTACCGTCTAACCGTGTAGCGGTCCGTGATGTGAATGCCATTCAGAACCTGACTCGCGCAGAACATATTGCCGCAACCCCTGAACTTGTGACACCGATCGGGATTGCGATTGCAGCACAAAAGTCACCGATCCATTACATGTCCATAAAAGTAAATGAACAAATTATAAGACTATTTGAGTTGAAGGAAATGACAGTCGGGGATGCATTTTTGGCTGCGAACATCCGGGCAAAACAATTATACGGCAAACCTGGACATGGTTTGTCGATTACTGTGAACGGTCAAAGTATTCTTGTACCAGGAGAGCATGGGCAGCCGGCACAGATCATTTTAAATGGTGAAAATGCCTCCATTAAATCCCTTATTAAAAATGGAGATCAAATAGAACTGATTCCCGGAAAAGACGGGACAGGCGCTTCTGTTACGATAGGAGAAATAATTGATCTTGCTTCTTTAAAAACTGTGACAATTGAGGAAAAGCAATACACTATTGAACCTAAAGTACTTGTAAACGGTAAAATCGTAAAATTGGATACACCTTTACAGGACCGAGACGTAATTGTCATCGAAACAATCGAAACAGTGGAAAATATATTGGAATCATTGAACCAATCTGTGAATATACAACAGTTCCAATCATATTTTGTTCATATCGACGGGAAACCTCTATCCTTCCCTGATTTTTCATCACAGCTTTTCATTAACGGAAAGCCGGGGAAACTTCATTACCCTGTTCAAAATGGAGATATCATTACATTTGAACAACGTCATTTACCAACAGCTGAACAACTTGCAGCACATTTAAATTTGTTATTGGAAGAAAAAGCGGTTGTAACGTTCCAGCAAGAACAGGTGGAACTTGTTAAAACAGCCCGTGAGTTTTCGGTAAATGGTCAGGTAGTACACCATGAAGCATCAGTGCCGAATGGGGTTACAATTAATATTATCGAAAAAGATACAAGCAAATGGATTTATCAGGATGTCTTTCGATTTTCAAACTGGCAGCTTCCTGCTACATTTAAAGGATCATTTACGATTTTACGTAATGGACAGCCCTCTTCATTTGATGCTGAAATATTCGGTGGCGACCAACTTGAAATTCAGCTGACTGATCCACCGGTTGTGGAATAA
- a CDS encoding YtxH domain-containing protein: protein MEEKRVNYDYNRLNDSIYDDEKIHVKDFVIGALVGGIVGVATALLLTPKTGSEMRNDVAVQAVTLKDKSIELSGTAKEKTAQLSTQLKEQSSSIVEKVKAKTAKQPPVLDGTASSEGEEPLPLDKMVDEEVLAAESPDPDSVNTDPDIAPNSTRHTDVE from the coding sequence ATGGAAGAAAAACGCGTAAACTATGATTATAACCGATTAAATGATTCAATTTATGATGATGAAAAAATTCATGTTAAGGATTTTGTTATCGGCGCATTAGTAGGCGGGATTGTCGGTGTTGCAACAGCTTTATTACTTACACCGAAGACGGGCAGTGAAATGCGTAATGATGTAGCGGTACAAGCTGTAACATTAAAGGATAAAAGTATTGAACTTTCCGGCACGGCAAAGGAGAAGACAGCACAGCTATCAACGCAGTTAAAAGAGCAATCTTCTTCAATTGTTGAAAAAGTGAAAGCTAAAACAGCAAAACAGCCTCCTGTCCTGGATGGGACAGCTTCATCAGAAGGCGAAGAACCATTGCCACTTGATAAAATGGTAGATGAAGAAGTACTCGCTGCTGAATCTCCGGATCCCGATAGCGTAAATACAGACCCGGATATCGCACCAAACTCAACACGCCATACAGATGTAGAATAA
- a CDS encoding DUF948 domain-containing protein, with translation MEVLLYIAALVAAIGFLVLCVSIGMTLFSVKNTLNSIAGTVAGIEGQMEGITRETTSLLTKTNALADDISDKSEKLNSVMHAVKGVGDSVNNLNSSVQRITTSISTEVHKNEDKIAQVVQWSNVAMGIADQWRQRKPINEEDIIYTSTKTNETPPSLGEKSKFGFLKRK, from the coding sequence ATGGAAGTATTACTTTATATTGCGGCATTGGTGGCTGCAATCGGATTTTTAGTCCTATGTGTAAGTATTGGTATGACGTTGTTTTCTGTTAAGAATACATTGAATTCAATCGCGGGAACAGTTGCCGGTATTGAAGGGCAAATGGAAGGCATTACACGTGAGACGACAAGCCTGCTTACAAAAACTAATGCATTGGCAGATGATATTTCAGATAAATCGGAGAAGTTAAATTCAGTAATGCATGCTGTAAAAGGTGTGGGGGATTCTGTGAATAATTTGAATTCATCAGTTCAACGCATTACTACATCGATTTCAACAGAAGTGCATAAAAATGAAGATAAAATTGCGCAAGTCGTTCAATGGAGTAATGTAGCGATGGGGATTGCAGACCAATGGCGTCAGCGCAAGCCGATCAATGAAGAAGATATTATTTATACGAGTACTAAAACAAATGAAACACCACCAAGTTTAGGCGAGAAGTCAAAATTCGGTTTCTTAAAACGTAAGTAA
- the murC gene encoding UDP-N-acetylmuramate--L-alanine ligase, with the protein MTRYHFTGIKGSGMSSLAQILFDAGEQVQGSDYETYYFTEQPLRDRGIEILNFDENNIKEDLTVIAGNAFNDDHPELVRARELGIEVIRYHKFLGEYSNRYTSIAITGAHGKTSTTGLMSHVVGGYMPTSYLIGDGTGSGKKDASYFVMEACEYRRHFLAYHPDYAIMTNIDFDHPDYFTSIDDVYDAFQQLALQVNKAIIACGDDEQLQKIQANVPVVYYGFDPANDFSARNIVKTSEGTEFDVYVRNEFYSKFFIPLFGDHTILNSLAVISLCHYEGVPAKLIQERLNTYGGVKRRFTETKVGNAILVDDYAHHPTEIAATLQSARQKYPDREVVAVFQPHTFTRTKAFLQNFADSLSGADATYLCDIFGSAREKQGELSIHDLANLIEGCTVLTTDTVDQLKKHENAVFLFMGAGDVHKYQDAFEAILN; encoded by the coding sequence ATGACACGCTATCATTTTACCGGTATTAAAGGTTCAGGCATGAGTTCCCTGGCACAGATTCTATTTGATGCAGGAGAGCAAGTTCAAGGTTCCGACTATGAAACATACTATTTTACGGAGCAACCATTACGTGACCGAGGAATAGAAATTTTAAATTTTGATGAAAATAATATTAAAGAAGATTTAACAGTTATTGCAGGGAATGCGTTCAACGATGATCATCCAGAATTAGTGCGTGCACGCGAGTTAGGGATTGAGGTCATTCGCTACCATAAGTTTTTAGGTGAATACAGCAACCGCTATACTTCTATTGCCATTACAGGTGCACATGGTAAAACGTCTACGACTGGTCTTATGAGCCATGTTGTAGGCGGTTATATGCCGACATCGTATTTAATCGGTGATGGTACTGGTTCAGGTAAAAAAGATGCTTCATATTTTGTTATGGAAGCATGTGAATACCGTCGCCACTTTTTAGCGTATCATCCGGATTATGCGATTATGACGAATATCGATTTTGATCATCCGGATTATTTCACAAGCATTGACGATGTATATGATGCTTTCCAACAGCTGGCCTTACAAGTGAATAAAGCTATTATTGCTTGCGGAGATGATGAACAGCTTCAGAAGATTCAAGCCAATGTACCAGTAGTCTACTATGGTTTTGATCCAGCTAATGATTTTTCAGCGCGTAATATCGTTAAAACATCGGAAGGTACGGAATTTGATGTTTATGTACGTAATGAGTTTTACAGTAAATTCTTCATCCCGTTATTCGGTGACCATACGATTTTAAACTCGTTGGCGGTAATTTCACTTTGTCATTATGAAGGGGTTCCAGCCAAGCTGATTCAAGAACGTCTTAATACGTATGGCGGTGTAAAACGTCGCTTTACTGAAACAAAAGTAGGTAATGCGATTTTAGTAGATGATTATGCACATCATCCTACAGAAATTGCGGCAACTTTGCAATCAGCGAGACAAAAATATCCTGATCGTGAAGTTGTTGCGGTATTCCAGCCGCATACCTTTACTCGAACGAAAGCATTTTTACAAAACTTTGCGGATAGCTTGAGCGGTGCCGACGCAACCTATTTATGTGATATTTTTGGTTCAGCACGCGAAAAACAAGGAGAGCTTTCGATTCATGATTTAGCTAACTTAATCGAAGGCTGTACTGTTTTAACAACCGATACAGTTGATCAACTTAAAAAACATGAAAATGCCGTGTTCCTGTTTATGGGAGCGGGAGATGTTCATAAATATCAAGATGCATTTGAAGCCATTTTGAACTAA
- a CDS encoding DNA translocase FtsK — translation MSWIKNKFNKLFKMDSDEEYDEYEESPKSDEIHQTKQTQQQKYQEENEAPKNTFRFPLIEDDYEETVKQDDGQRKTTRFYDDEKEELTLPNYLQKHTAKEVYDVEISGIRDLLERRRKGKGHTNVVHTRDPVRRMPNLKEEREAIRHNKPVRSERTENKQILKPIEIRKRFIPTDVPSPVHGFKKPSPIEKLIEKQQDEKLKKEEQEHKSIIEPEHNETAKKPTDPVVIPSNEEEQQAPANPEHGRYDSSSEAEITQTELLIPESEPEAEPTREREEEMVLVEMEESIEEEQQPLEEEVVEQLTEAVIEVENELEEAVVDESSVAEIINDVQVKHVTIENSTIHIGQLNVEQMPPSEDAIVVEEKKEETDSVQPISTRSRVPFNVVMLKSDKQKLMTKQFVEQQLSLQSKNNKVDEIKQKDIIHPVEETDEVHTELANTVQHVKNDETETVNQETEPTQNEVRQVQENVEVTTFNEQVVKHEPTNQYEEEMMRTSTSTSVGLLERESEIPEKVEELLEVSATTEAVVEAVPETLNVQEVPEIQEVEELPTIKEEEPIVEETADEKAHSTKEVIAEEAETVIEAPPVKRIPYVKPPLEYLVPPEEMVEDRDWMDEQGENLVEALSHFQVQAQIESIVQGPAVTQFEITVGHGTKVSKVRNLTDDIKLALAAKDIRIDAPIPGKRSIGIEIPNRISRSVRLSEVTESASFKDSDSPLEAALGLDLTGKPVTIDLRKMPHGLIAGATGSGKSVCINSILVSLLYKANPNELKLMLIDPKMVELAPFNHIPHLVSPVITDVKAATAALKWAVEEMERRYELFMHSGARKIEAYNKMCDANGMYAQKLPYLLIVIDELADLMMMSPQDVEDSIVRITQKARAAGIHLIVATQRPSVDVITGLIKSNIPTRIAFSVSSQIDSRTILDSQGAERLLGRGDMLYLGNGMSAPTRIQGTFVTDDEIEEIIEYVREQGEPQYIFKQEELLKRSETIEEQDELFEEACRFVFEQGSASTSLLQRRYHIGYNRAARLIDMLERHGYVSEPKGSKPRDVYITEEELFEQFGG, via the coding sequence ATGAGTTGGATTAAAAATAAATTTAATAAATTATTTAAAATGGATTCAGATGAAGAATATGATGAGTATGAAGAATCTCCAAAATCGGATGAAATACACCAAACAAAACAAACACAGCAGCAAAAATATCAGGAAGAAAATGAAGCGCCGAAAAATACATTCCGATTCCCTCTAATAGAAGATGATTACGAGGAAACGGTAAAGCAAGATGATGGACAGCGAAAGACGACGCGTTTTTATGATGATGAAAAGGAAGAACTTACACTTCCTAATTATTTGCAAAAGCATACAGCCAAGGAAGTATATGATGTTGAAATATCCGGTATCCGAGATTTACTTGAACGCCGCCGCAAAGGAAAAGGCCACACAAATGTCGTACATACAAGAGACCCCGTCCGCCGAATGCCGAATTTAAAAGAGGAACGGGAAGCGATACGTCACAATAAGCCTGTCCGCTCTGAAAGAACTGAAAATAAACAGATTTTAAAACCGATCGAAATTAGGAAACGTTTTATTCCTACAGATGTACCATCACCTGTACATGGTTTTAAAAAGCCGTCACCAATTGAAAAGTTAATTGAAAAGCAGCAGGATGAAAAGCTTAAAAAAGAAGAGCAGGAACATAAATCAATAATTGAACCAGAACATAATGAAACGGCAAAAAAGCCGACTGATCCGGTTGTTATACCATCAAACGAAGAAGAACAGCAAGCTCCGGCAAATCCTGAGCATGGAAGATACGATTCTAGTTCAGAAGCAGAAATTACACAAACTGAATTACTTATACCAGAATCAGAACCTGAGGCAGAACCTACACGTGAGCGTGAAGAAGAAATGGTTTTAGTCGAAATGGAAGAATCAATTGAAGAAGAACAGCAACCGCTGGAAGAAGAGGTAGTTGAACAACTGACAGAAGCGGTTATCGAGGTAGAAAATGAATTGGAAGAGGCTGTAGTAGATGAATCTTCCGTTGCAGAAATAATCAATGATGTCCAAGTGAAGCATGTAACAATTGAAAATTCAACGATACACATCGGTCAATTAAATGTGGAGCAAATGCCCCCATCTGAAGACGCTATCGTAGTAGAAGAGAAGAAGGAAGAAACGGATTCAGTACAGCCAATCAGTACAAGAAGCCGTGTTCCTTTTAATGTGGTGATGCTGAAATCAGACAAACAAAAACTGATGACGAAGCAATTTGTTGAACAGCAGCTTAGCTTGCAAAGTAAAAATAATAAAGTAGACGAAATAAAGCAAAAAGATATTATTCATCCGGTTGAAGAGACGGATGAAGTTCATACTGAACTGGCGAATACCGTGCAGCATGTAAAGAATGATGAAACAGAAACTGTGAATCAAGAAACAGAGCCAACTCAGAATGAAGTACGACAAGTGCAGGAAAATGTGGAAGTCACTACTTTTAACGAGCAAGTGGTGAAACATGAACCAACTAATCAGTATGAAGAGGAAATGATGAGGACATCGACTTCTACATCTGTAGGATTACTGGAACGTGAATCCGAGATACCTGAAAAAGTGGAAGAGCTATTAGAAGTTTCGGCAACTACGGAAGCTGTAGTGGAAGCAGTTCCGGAAACCTTGAACGTTCAAGAAGTACCGGAAATCCAAGAGGTGGAAGAACTTCCGACGATTAAAGAGGAAGAGCCAATTGTTGAAGAAACAGCAGACGAAAAAGCACATTCTACTAAAGAAGTGATAGCAGAGGAAGCTGAGACAGTAATAGAAGCACCTCCAGTTAAAAGAATACCTTATGTAAAACCACCTCTTGAATATTTAGTACCGCCGGAGGAAATGGTGGAAGACCGCGACTGGATGGATGAGCAGGGCGAAAATTTAGTCGAAGCACTGTCGCATTTCCAAGTGCAGGCACAAATTGAATCGATTGTCCAAGGACCGGCCGTTACCCAATTTGAAATTACAGTAGGGCACGGAACGAAGGTTAGCAAAGTCCGCAATTTAACGGATGATATAAAATTGGCATTAGCTGCAAAAGACATTCGTATCGATGCGCCAATTCCGGGGAAACGATCAATCGGTATTGAGATTCCTAACCGGATTTCTCGTTCGGTGCGCCTTTCGGAAGTGACAGAATCAGCATCGTTTAAAGATTCGGATTCACCGTTGGAGGCAGCACTTGGTTTGGATTTAACAGGGAAGCCGGTCACAATCGACTTACGGAAAATGCCGCATGGTCTGATCGCCGGTGCGACAGGATCGGGTAAATCGGTATGTATTAACTCGATTTTGGTCAGTCTTCTGTATAAGGCAAACCCGAATGAATTAAAGCTTATGCTGATTGACCCGAAAATGGTGGAACTTGCGCCTTTTAACCATATTCCGCATTTAGTCAGCCCTGTTATTACAGATGTCAAAGCAGCGACTGCAGCGTTAAAATGGGCAGTTGAGGAAATGGAAAGACGTTATGAGTTATTTATGCACAGCGGTGCACGTAAAATAGAAGCATATAATAAAATGTGTGATGCAAATGGTATGTATGCACAGAAGCTTCCTTACTTATTAATTGTCATCGATGAGTTGGCGGATTTAATGATGATGTCCCCACAGGATGTGGAAGACAGCATTGTGCGAATAACGCAAAAGGCCCGTGCTGCAGGCATCCATTTAATTGTTGCCACACAGCGCCCATCCGTAGATGTTATAACTGGCCTGATAAAATCCAATATTCCAACGCGTATCGCCTTTTCGGTATCTTCACAAATCGACTCCCGTACAATATTGGATTCACAGGGTGCAGAACGATTGCTGGGACGCGGAGATATGCTATATTTAGGAAATGGAATGTCGGCTCCAACCCGTATTCAAGGCACATTTGTAACAGATGATGAAATCGAAGAAATAATCGAGTATGTACGTGAACAAGGTGAGCCACAATATATTTTTAAACAGGAAGAATTATTAAAACGCTCAGAAACAATCGAGGAACAAGACGAGTTGTTTGAAGAGGCATGCCGATTTGTATTTGAACAAGGCTCAGCATCGACATCCCTTTTACAACGCCGTTATCATATTGGCTATAATCGGGCAGCTAGATTAATCGATATGTTAGAGCGACATGGTTATGTTTCAGAACCAAAAGGAAGCAAACCGAGAGATGTATATATCACAGAAGAAGAGCTGTTTGAACAATTTGGAGGCTAA